The following are encoded together in the Pseudodesulfovibrio indicus genome:
- a CDS encoding response regulator transcription factor: protein MKDLLLIDDDPELAELLGAYLGEEGIGLDAAVNGGDGLDMARRGEYELIILDVMLPDTSGFNVLTKLRGSSNVPVIMLTGRGEEIDRVVGLEMGADDYVSKPFQLRELLARIRAVLRRYGAGGEEGGSAPVAKAKPDIEINDVRLNRNARNLTIGGTPVHLTSTEFDILEMLAVNMGSVVERNALMERALGRSEDFDDYVLNVHMSNLRKKLDRHVGIKTIRGRGYLLTVPQEEAV from the coding sequence ATGAAAGACCTGTTGCTGATCGACGACGATCCCGAATTGGCGGAACTGCTCGGCGCGTACCTGGGCGAGGAGGGGATCGGACTCGATGCGGCCGTCAACGGCGGCGACGGATTGGATATGGCCCGCAGAGGGGAGTACGAGCTGATCATCCTGGACGTCATGCTGCCGGACACCAGCGGGTTCAACGTCCTGACCAAGCTGCGGGGTTCTTCGAACGTGCCGGTGATCATGCTCACCGGGCGCGGTGAGGAGATCGACCGCGTGGTGGGGCTGGAGATGGGCGCGGACGACTACGTGTCCAAGCCGTTCCAGCTGCGCGAGCTGCTGGCCCGCATCCGGGCGGTGCTCCGCCGCTACGGGGCCGGCGGCGAGGAGGGCGGCTCCGCGCCCGTCGCCAAGGCCAAACCGGACATCGAGATCAACGACGTGCGGCTGAACCGCAACGCCCGCAACCTGACCATCGGCGGCACGCCCGTGCACCTGACCTCCACGGAATTCGACATCCTGGAGATGCTCGCCGTGAACATGGGCAGCGTGGTCGAGCGCAACGCGCTCATGGAACGCGCCCTGGGCCGGAGCGAGGACTTCGACGACTACGTCCTCAACGTGCACATGAGCAACCTGCGCAAGAAGCTGGACCGGCACGTGGGCATCAAGACCATCAGGGGCAGGGGGTATCTGCTGACCGTTCCCCAGGAAGAGGCTGTATAG
- a CDS encoding flagellin, translating into MALVVNNNLMANAAARNLNTAYSALGTSTERLSSGLRVNSSADDAAGLAVRELMRSDIATLNQGIRNANDGISMIQTADGALSVIDEKLIRMKELAEQAATGTYTDAQRLIIDSEYQAMASEITRIANATDFNGIYLLNGNLSADGITVHFGTGNDAAEDKYAVTIDNCTASALGVGLAAGVDKAGAVVSTQEAAQSALDALNQAIESKDNVRANLGAMQNRLSATISNLEIQAENLQASESRISDVDVATEMTEYTKQQIITQSAVSMLSQANSLPQMALSLISG; encoded by the coding sequence ATGGCACTCGTAGTCAACAACAACCTTATGGCGAACGCCGCCGCCCGAAACCTGAACACCGCGTATTCGGCTCTGGGCACCTCGACCGAACGGCTCTCCTCGGGCCTGCGCGTCAACTCGTCCGCCGACGACGCTGCCGGCCTGGCCGTGCGCGAGCTCATGCGCTCGGACATCGCCACCCTCAACCAGGGGATCAGGAACGCCAACGACGGCATCTCCATGATCCAGACCGCGGACGGTGCGCTCTCCGTCATCGACGAGAAGCTCATCCGCATGAAGGAACTGGCCGAGCAGGCCGCCACCGGCACCTACACGGACGCCCAACGGCTGATCATCGACTCGGAGTACCAGGCCATGGCCTCGGAAATCACCCGAATCGCCAACGCCACGGACTTCAACGGCATCTACCTGCTCAACGGCAACCTGTCCGCCGACGGCATCACCGTCCACTTCGGCACTGGCAACGATGCCGCCGAGGACAAGTACGCCGTGACCATCGACAACTGCACCGCCTCCGCCCTGGGTGTGGGGCTGGCAGCCGGCGTGGACAAGGCGGGCGCGGTGGTCTCCACCCAGGAGGCCGCCCAGAGCGCCCTGGACGCCCTGAACCAAGCCATCGAGTCCAAGGACAACGTGCGCGCCAACCTGGGCGCCATGCAGAACCGGCTGTCGGCAACCATCTCCAACCTCGAGATCCAGGCCGAGAACCTTCAGGCCTCGGAATCCCGCATCTCCGACGTGGATGTGGCCACCGAAATGACCGAGTACACCAAGCAGCAGATCATCACCCAGTCTGCGGTGTCCATGCTCTCGCAGGCCAACTCGCTTCCGCAGATGGCTCTGTCGCTCATCAGCGGCTAG
- a CDS encoding RNA polymerase sigma factor produces the protein MSSTLLEIRKRYGEISYDVLFKEHSRLIYKLIINFIRAKNINLQNTEIDDVYQEIALKIFKNDHISRYDEEKSSFITWLNIICRTTTIDYYRKKLRWMESVLSEDGPAPVQGPDALFSLPAGVLTDRQAEVITLYYREGMVAGEIARSLGISPRTVRSIKFQALDRLRAHYGAAAPLPEHGEPEEPARRHVS, from the coding sequence ATGAGCAGTACTTTGTTGGAAATAAGAAAGCGCTACGGGGAGATCTCCTACGATGTTCTCTTCAAAGAGCACTCACGGTTGATCTACAAGCTCATCATCAACTTCATCAGAGCAAAGAATATCAATCTTCAAAATACAGAGATAGATGACGTATACCAGGAAATTGCCCTGAAAATTTTCAAGAATGACCACATTTCCCGCTATGACGAGGAAAAAAGTTCGTTCATCACCTGGCTCAACATCATCTGCCGCACCACGACCATCGATTACTACAGAAAGAAGCTGCGCTGGATGGAATCCGTGCTCTCCGAGGACGGCCCCGCGCCGGTCCAAGGACCGGACGCCCTGTTCAGCCTGCCCGCCGGGGTGCTCACTGACCGCCAGGCCGAGGTCATCACCCTCTACTACCGCGAGGGGATGGTCGCCGGGGAGATCGCCCGGTCGCTGGGCATCTCTCCCAGGACCGTCCGCAGCATCAAGTTCCAGGCCCTGGACCGGCTGCGCGCCCACTACGGCGCGGCCGCTCCCCTGCCCGAGCACGGCGAACCCGAAGAGCCCGCAAGGAGGCACGTGTCATGA
- a CDS encoding flagellar hook assembly protein FlgD, whose product MTVDATSYYDTLISSTAVASTTTESSTSLTSEDFITLLCTELQYQDPTEPLDNSQMVDQMTQYSQLEELADLNDKMDSLNESIEAMGSAYGLDYLGKQVEANGHTIAKHDDDISTLYLTLDDDAAELTINIYNSEGKIVESQIYADVDSGTVAFQWDGTDYDGNEVSNGQYYIIATATDAEGDSVGCTSTTTGTVTGVSNTENGVVLTLSDGRSVYLADVTYATS is encoded by the coding sequence ATGACCGTCGATGCAACGAGCTATTACGATACCCTGATCTCTTCCACGGCGGTCGCCTCGACCACCACCGAGAGCTCCACCTCCCTGACCTCGGAGGATTTCATCACCCTGCTGTGCACGGAGCTCCAGTATCAGGACCCCACTGAGCCCCTGGACAACTCCCAGATGGTGGACCAGATGACCCAGTACTCGCAGCTCGAGGAACTGGCGGACCTGAACGACAAGATGGACAGCCTGAACGAGTCCATCGAAGCCATGGGCAGCGCCTACGGACTGGACTACCTAGGCAAGCAGGTGGAGGCCAACGGGCACACCATCGCCAAGCACGATGACGACATCTCCACCCTGTACCTGACGCTCGATGACGACGCCGCCGAGCTGACCATCAACATCTACAACTCCGAAGGCAAGATCGTCGAAAGCCAGATCTACGCCGATGTGGATTCCGGAACCGTCGCCTTCCAATGGGACGGCACGGACTACGACGGCAACGAGGTCTCGAACGGACAATACTACATCATAGCCACGGCCACCGACGCCGAGGGGGACAGCGTGGGCTGCACCTCCACGACCACAGGCACGGTCACCGGCGTCTCCAACACCGAAAACGGCGTGGTCCTGACCCTGAGCGACGGCCGGAGCGTGTACCTGGCCGACGTCACCTACGCCACCAGCTAA
- a CDS encoding flagellar hook protein FlgE has protein sequence MSITGSMYTGISGLQAQSQATSVVSNNLANSTTTGYKSSSIAFEDVFYSTVYAGGSASQVGNGVTTSSITTDYSQGAYETTNSVTDVAINGDGFYIVVDPDTGETFYTRDGGFSFDSNGYLVDSHGNRVQGWETDDGSITGGLVDIQIDNSQSPPQATSEVSFSLNLDSTATDNTTSGTNEWAALFGIYDGTSDTPLEDSRYAYQTTITVYDENGASHDLTVYYDPVETDDGSIVWEYMVCCDPDEDQRDFNGTEMSQTSGAGALVSGTMTFSSSGDIQSMTAFTLSDTPTDPTDPMAEENWVLCEFDNNGLPVFDVNFTGADENQTIALDFGISNSDFSTGTGWDAGTIDSLDDLAAVTDPDDLPKFNTSIMAANATSSTTASSATYNLIQDGYAPGELVDIAISENGILSASYTNGQTQELYTFGLADFANTQGLHSEGGNLYSATAESGQALIGTPGSAWFGTLASNALEQSNVDTATELTKLIIIQAAYQANSKIITTADTMLSTAIGMKR, from the coding sequence ATGAGTATCACAGGTTCCATGTACACCGGCATCTCCGGGCTCCAGGCCCAGAGCCAGGCGACATCGGTGGTCAGCAACAACCTCGCCAACTCCACCACCACCGGCTACAAGAGCTCGTCCATCGCCTTTGAGGACGTCTTCTACTCCACGGTCTACGCCGGAGGGTCGGCGTCCCAGGTAGGCAACGGCGTGACCACCTCCTCCATCACCACAGACTACTCCCAGGGGGCTTACGAGACCACCAACTCGGTCACGGACGTGGCCATCAACGGCGACGGCTTCTACATCGTGGTGGACCCCGACACCGGCGAAACCTTCTACACCCGCGACGGCGGCTTCTCCTTCGATTCCAACGGCTACCTAGTGGACTCCCACGGCAACCGCGTCCAGGGCTGGGAAACCGATGACGGTTCCATCACCGGCGGGCTGGTGGACATCCAGATCGACAACTCCCAGTCCCCGCCCCAGGCCACCAGCGAGGTCTCCTTCTCCCTGAACCTCGATTCCACGGCCACGGACAACACCACCTCGGGCACCAACGAATGGGCAGCCCTGTTCGGGATCTACGACGGGACCTCGGACACGCCCCTGGAGGACTCCCGCTACGCCTACCAGACCACCATCACCGTGTACGACGAGAACGGCGCGTCCCACGACCTGACCGTCTACTACGACCCTGTCGAGACCGACGACGGCTCCATCGTCTGGGAATACATGGTCTGCTGCGATCCCGACGAGGACCAGCGCGACTTCAACGGGACCGAGATGTCCCAGACCAGCGGCGCGGGCGCCCTGGTCTCCGGGACCATGACCTTCTCCTCTTCCGGCGACATCCAGTCCATGACCGCCTTCACCCTGTCCGACACGCCCACGGACCCGACCGATCCCATGGCAGAGGAGAACTGGGTCCTGTGCGAGTTCGACAACAACGGACTGCCGGTCTTTGATGTCAACTTCACCGGCGCGGACGAGAACCAGACCATTGCGCTGGACTTCGGCATATCCAACTCGGACTTTTCAACGGGCACGGGCTGGGACGCCGGTACCATCGACTCCCTGGACGACCTGGCCGCGGTCACCGATCCCGACGACCTGCCCAAGTTCAACACCTCCATCATGGCCGCAAACGCCACAAGCAGCACCACGGCCAGCTCCGCCACCTACAACCTGATCCAGGACGGCTACGCCCCCGGCGAGTTGGTGGATATCGCCATCAGCGAGAACGGCATCCTCTCGGCTTCCTACACCAACGGCCAGACCCAGGAGCTGTACACCTTCGGCCTGGCCGACTTTGCCAACACTCAGGGGCTCCACTCCGAGGGCGGCAACCTCTACTCCGCCACCGCGGAGTCCGGGCAGGCGCTCATCGGCACCCCCGGTTCCGCCTGGTTCGGCACGCTGGCGTCCAACGCCCTGGAGCAGTCCAACGTGGACACCGCCACCGAACTGACCAAGCTGATCATCATCCAGGCCGCCTACCAGGCCAACTCCAAGATCATCACCACGGCAGACACCATGCTCTCCACCGCCATCGGCATGAAGCGCTGA
- the flgK gene encoding flagellar hook-associated protein FlgK: MINNLYNIGQTSLQNAQVGVNNASNNIANANTPGYQRTSVVQKTSGSITVSGLTLGTGADVTAIQSEWDKYVEAQYLDALADLATQSAALDYLNQLDGLLNQSEGGLSDVMEEYFSAWNELGTDPDSLSAREALLGSTETLIYALNSTTATIEAMEDSINAEIQDQVSEANQLIEDIAAINASIAANPDDNQAVADRDQMIRELDALIGVDVLYQSDNTVTILTEEGYTLVDGTETHDLVYANPNVTESLVRDSDYDGTLNYSGDSNEELLIEFVSSGPDGTAQFKASTDGGNTWLTDENGDLRLYTADGEDGAVEIEGVTIWFEDGSGDHAEGDRYAVMSKSGLYWESGDGSLKNITPMTDDSGDSVSGRTSSGSIAGLFTVRDDVVIPTLEGLDDLAEAIIWETNAVHAQGAGLEHHTSLTGTYSVEDDAVPLADSGLYFADNIEAGELTIVTYDADGNVASTSILDIDPATDSLESVRQKIDDIDGLTAQITSDGQLQVTADTDVEFEIASDSANVMAALGMNTYFTGTDAGDISLNSYVTANTSHINTGSVGDDGLVASGSNETATLLAALATATLTVGEAETSLTSATAALVADVGAATSAAEMQQAYAQTSATYLYEQQASTSEVNVDEELIELTKYQQAYQAAAQIISVTKEMMDTVLGLV, from the coding sequence ATGATAAACAATCTCTACAACATAGGACAGACCTCGCTGCAAAACGCGCAGGTCGGCGTCAACAACGCGTCCAACAACATCGCCAACGCGAACACCCCAGGGTACCAGCGCACCTCCGTGGTCCAGAAGACCTCCGGGTCCATCACCGTCTCGGGGCTGACCCTGGGCACCGGGGCGGACGTCACGGCCATCCAGTCCGAATGGGACAAGTACGTGGAGGCGCAATACCTCGACGCCCTGGCCGACCTGGCCACCCAGTCGGCGGCCCTGGACTACCTGAACCAGCTCGACGGCCTGCTCAACCAGTCCGAGGGCGGCCTGTCCGACGTCATGGAGGAGTACTTCAGCGCCTGGAACGAGCTGGGAACGGACCCGGATTCCCTGTCCGCCCGCGAGGCCCTGCTCGGCTCCACCGAGACCCTGATCTACGCGCTGAACTCCACCACGGCGACCATCGAGGCCATGGAGGACTCCATCAACGCGGAAATCCAGGACCAGGTTTCCGAGGCCAACCAGCTCATCGAGGACATCGCCGCCATCAACGCGAGCATCGCCGCCAATCCCGACGACAATCAGGCAGTGGCCGACCGCGATCAGATGATCCGGGAGCTCGACGCCCTGATCGGCGTGGACGTCCTGTACCAGTCCGACAACACGGTCACCATCCTGACCGAGGAGGGTTACACATTGGTAGACGGCACCGAGACCCACGATCTGGTCTACGCCAACCCCAACGTCACCGAATCGCTGGTCCGGGACTCGGACTACGACGGCACCCTGAACTACTCCGGCGACTCCAACGAGGAGCTGCTCATCGAGTTCGTCTCCTCTGGCCCGGACGGCACGGCCCAGTTCAAGGCCTCCACCGACGGCGGCAACACCTGGCTGACCGACGAGAACGGCGACCTCCGGCTCTACACCGCCGACGGCGAGGACGGGGCCGTGGAGATCGAGGGCGTGACCATCTGGTTCGAAGACGGCAGCGGCGACCACGCCGAGGGCGACCGGTACGCGGTCATGTCCAAGTCCGGCCTGTACTGGGAATCCGGGGACGGCTCGCTCAAGAATATCACCCCCATGACCGACGACAGCGGCGATTCCGTGTCCGGTCGCACCTCCAGCGGCTCCATCGCCGGGCTGTTCACGGTCCGGGACGACGTGGTCATCCCGACCCTGGAAGGGCTGGACGACCTCGCCGAGGCGATCATTTGGGAGACCAACGCCGTCCACGCCCAGGGCGCGGGGCTGGAACACCACACCAGCCTGACCGGGACCTACTCCGTGGAGGACGACGCCGTGCCGCTGGCCGACAGCGGGCTGTACTTCGCGGACAACATCGAGGCGGGCGAGCTGACCATCGTCACCTACGACGCGGACGGCAACGTGGCCTCCACCTCCATCCTGGACATCGACCCGGCCACGGACTCCCTGGAGTCCGTGCGGCAGAAGATCGACGACATCGACGGGCTGACGGCGCAGATCACCAGCGACGGACAGTTGCAGGTCACGGCGGACACGGACGTGGAGTTCGAGATCGCGAGCGACAGCGCCAACGTCATGGCCGCCCTGGGGATGAACACCTACTTCACCGGCACCGACGCGGGCGACATCTCCCTGAACAGCTACGTCACCGCGAACACCTCGCACATCAACACGGGCAGCGTGGGCGACGACGGCCTGGTGGCCTCCGGCTCCAACGAGACCGCCACCCTGCTGGCCGCCCTGGCTACCGCCACCTTGACCGTGGGCGAAGCCGAAACCAGCCTGACCTCGGCCACGGCCGCCCTGGTCGCCGACGTGGGCGCGGCGACCTCCGCCGCGGAGATGCAGCAAGCCTACGCCCAGACCTCCGCTACCTACCTCTACGAGCAGCAGGCCTCGACCAGCGAGGTCAACGTGGACGAGGAGCTCATCGAGTTGACCAAATACCAGCAGGCCTACCAGGCCGCCGCGCAAATCATCAGCGTGACCAAGGAAATGATGGACACCGTCCTCGGCCTGGTCTGA
- the flgL gene encoding flagellar hook-associated protein FlgL, with the protein MRISTAQIFSMSLNQMNSALNDVTELTIMNASQKRINAPSDDPSGMGRVVELSGYEKSLSGYIDNCSTVLEQLSTADQVLSTASETITAALELAEQASTETYTEEELQMMALEMEGYLDALYAIANTQLGSDSLFAGDDIGDDAYAMGLGVTQTNDSFSSSDFTSLEGEIEDTVAVRFTSDGVIGTDAIGYEYSTDNGETWTTATLAAGDTAFAVGDATVELATGTMITAADDDGNGSQFYLREACVYTGSSRAMSVAVSESTSEDMNTVGSTIFGGVDESTGQPYDSPNLFETLADCIVYMQTGNYDGVAQCLEDLGDCHETVETGAANLGARENKITYTQTSLSLVKELTANSISSEEDADATQLVVELEQANYVYEAVLSTSSSIMSMSLLDYI; encoded by the coding sequence ATGCGCATCAGCACCGCACAGATATTTTCCATGTCCCTGAATCAGATGAACTCGGCCCTGAACGACGTCACCGAACTGACGATCATGAACGCCAGCCAGAAACGGATCAACGCCCCGTCCGACGACCCGTCGGGCATGGGCAGGGTGGTCGAGCTGTCCGGGTACGAGAAATCCCTGTCCGGCTACATCGACAACTGCTCCACCGTCCTGGAACAACTGAGCACCGCCGACCAGGTCCTGTCCACGGCCAGCGAGACCATCACTGCGGCCCTGGAATTGGCCGAGCAGGCGTCCACCGAGACCTACACCGAGGAGGAGCTGCAGATGATGGCCCTGGAGATGGAGGGGTATCTGGACGCCCTGTACGCCATCGCCAACACCCAGCTCGGCTCCGACTCCCTCTTCGCGGGCGACGACATCGGCGACGACGCCTACGCCATGGGGCTGGGCGTGACCCAGACCAACGACTCGTTCTCCAGCAGCGACTTCACGAGCCTTGAAGGCGAGATCGAGGATACCGTGGCCGTGCGCTTCACCTCGGACGGCGTGATCGGGACCGACGCCATCGGGTACGAGTACTCCACCGACAACGGCGAGACCTGGACCACCGCGACCCTGGCCGCCGGCGACACCGCCTTCGCCGTGGGCGACGCCACGGTGGAGCTGGCCACCGGCACGATGATCACGGCCGCGGACGACGACGGCAACGGCTCGCAGTTCTACCTGCGCGAGGCGTGCGTCTACACCGGCTCGTCCAGGGCCATGTCCGTAGCCGTGTCCGAAAGCACGTCCGAGGACATGAACACCGTGGGGAGCACCATCTTCGGCGGTGTGGACGAGTCCACGGGCCAGCCCTACGACTCCCCCAACCTGTTCGAGACCCTGGCCGACTGCATCGTCTACATGCAGACCGGGAACTACGACGGCGTGGCCCAATGCCTGGAGGACCTCGGCGACTGCCACGAAACCGTGGAGACCGGCGCAGCCAACCTGGGTGCGCGGGAGAACAAGATCACCTACACCCAGACCTCCCTGTCGCTGGTCAAGGAGCTGACCGCCAACTCCATCAGCAGCGAGGAGGACGCCGACGCCACCCAGCTCGTTGTCGAGCTGGAGCAGGCCAACTACGTCTACGAGGCGGTGCTCAGCACCTCCTCCAGCATCATGAGCATGTCCCTGCTCGACTACATCTAG
- the fliD gene encoding flagellar filament capping protein FliD — protein sequence MGYVSSLSSSVTAYEPVSTSGEVSFSGLGNGTDFSEIIEATINAESFQLDAYEEQKTEYEYLIDLMEQLSDDIDDFNEVLDDMDEPDEFYSMVATVSDDQVEVEADGDAAPGIHTIEVNQLALNDVWVSMDTAYESEESVVAEESTTLTVSFGGENVVIDVAAGTTLEGLVSTINGSVNARDKFEASVMDDGDGFYLVLKSVDAGADNTLSVTDTGTLTGMSTAGFTNTQAGQNSQIKVDGFPPGADDWIERDSNSIDDVVEGLTFDLKDSTDGDTLQVSVEYDTDDMYDKIIEFQESLNAIIEEIQILTGRVTEEEDSDEETYTLDSYALDIVYNNIKSILSSSALGFKSWSEDEGGDYYTALSQIGFYTDTDEDSDTYGQLLLDEDELEDALDNDAEAVASLFAARASGESDSDGFQVISVIDGVTEAGEYEVEYTVSGGELVSATINGEEAAVDGWTILATGGDARGLYLSVGTTGDGVYDGTCRVKQGKIGELSDNLDGVTNAETGSLTIIIEHYDESVTSLDNQIYNEEKRLDALETSLKRKYAALDARLATYEAQSSTLTTLLQSL from the coding sequence ATGGGTTACGTCTCCTCGCTCTCCAGCTCGGTGACCGCCTACGAGCCGGTCTCCACCTCCGGCGAGGTTTCCTTTTCCGGCCTGGGCAACGGCACGGACTTCTCGGAAATCATCGAAGCGACCATCAACGCCGAGAGCTTCCAGCTCGATGCCTACGAGGAACAGAAGACTGAATACGAGTACCTCATCGACCTCATGGAGCAGCTCTCCGACGACATCGACGACTTCAACGAGGTCCTCGACGACATGGACGAGCCGGACGAGTTCTACTCCATGGTCGCCACGGTCAGCGACGACCAGGTGGAGGTGGAGGCGGACGGCGACGCCGCTCCGGGCATCCACACCATCGAGGTCAACCAGCTCGCCCTGAACGACGTCTGGGTGAGCATGGATACCGCATACGAGTCCGAGGAATCGGTGGTGGCCGAGGAGTCCACCACCCTGACCGTCTCCTTCGGCGGAGAGAACGTGGTCATCGACGTGGCCGCCGGGACCACCCTGGAGGGGCTGGTCTCGACCATCAACGGCTCGGTGAACGCCCGCGACAAGTTCGAGGCGTCCGTCATGGACGACGGCGACGGTTTTTACCTGGTCCTCAAGAGCGTGGACGCGGGCGCGGACAACACCCTCTCCGTGACCGACACCGGCACCCTGACCGGGATGTCGACGGCCGGTTTCACGAACACCCAAGCGGGGCAAAACTCCCAGATCAAGGTGGACGGGTTCCCCCCCGGCGCGGACGACTGGATCGAGCGCGACTCGAACTCCATCGACGACGTGGTCGAGGGGCTGACCTTCGACCTCAAGGACTCCACGGACGGCGACACCCTGCAGGTCTCGGTGGAGTACGACACCGACGACATGTACGACAAGATCATCGAGTTCCAGGAGTCCCTGAACGCGATCATCGAGGAAATCCAGATCCTGACCGGCCGCGTCACCGAGGAGGAGGACTCCGACGAGGAGACCTACACCCTGGACAGCTACGCCCTGGACATCGTCTACAACAACATCAAGTCCATCCTCTCGTCCTCGGCCCTGGGATTCAAGAGCTGGAGCGAGGACGAGGGCGGCGACTACTACACCGCCCTGTCGCAGATCGGCTTCTATACGGATACGGACGAGGACTCGGACACCTACGGCCAGCTGCTGCTGGACGAGGACGAGCTGGAGGACGCCCTGGACAACGACGCCGAGGCCGTGGCCTCCCTGTTCGCGGCCCGCGCCTCCGGGGAATCGGACAGCGACGGGTTCCAGGTCATCTCGGTCATCGACGGGGTGACCGAAGCCGGGGAATACGAAGTGGAATACACCGTGTCCGGCGGGGAGCTGGTTTCGGCCACCATCAACGGGGAAGAGGCGGCCGTGGACGGCTGGACCATCCTGGCCACCGGGGGCGACGCCAGGGGTCTTTACCTGTCCGTGGGTACGACCGGGGACGGGGTGTACGACGGCACCTGCCGGGTCAAGCAGGGCAAGATAGGCGAGCTGTCCGACAACCTGGACGGGGTGACCAACGCGGAGACCGGCTCCCTGACCATCATCATAGAGCACTACGATGAGTCGGTCACCAGCCTGGACAACCAGATATACAACGAGGAGAAGCGCCTCGACGCCTTAGAGACGTCACTGAAGCGAAAGTACGCGGCCCTCGACGCCCGGCTCGCCACCTACGAGGCCCAGAGCTCCACCCTGACCACCCTGCTCCAATCGCTCTAG
- the fdhD gene encoding formate dehydrogenase accessory sulfurtransferase FdhD, with the protein MESYEYDVHEYRQGFTRKRISAIREVPLTIILNGREVVTLLCTAKYPEYLAVGFLKSDAFLSSPAQITDLTVRDEGDRLVAEVDTCHDPWKDRIMERSITSGCGKGTNFGRNVATISKRRVGGDIKVRPENILALARELHERSTLYNLTRGCHNSSLCTPNEMLLFREDIGRHNAIDMICGQCFLDDVAVDDKMIVSTGRIASEILLKVARIGIPVLASTAVATSFSVELARKIGITLIGNIKDDRFWVYNDSGRIIGF; encoded by the coding sequence ATGGAATCATACGAATACGACGTCCACGAATACCGGCAGGGGTTCACGCGCAAACGTATCAGCGCCATCCGCGAGGTGCCGCTGACCATCATCCTCAACGGCCGCGAGGTGGTCACCCTGCTGTGCACGGCCAAGTATCCCGAATACCTGGCCGTGGGCTTTCTCAAGTCCGACGCCTTCCTGTCCAGCCCGGCCCAGATCACGGACCTCACCGTGCGCGACGAGGGCGACCGGCTGGTGGCCGAGGTGGACACCTGCCACGACCCGTGGAAGGACCGGATCATGGAGCGGTCCATCACCTCCGGCTGCGGCAAGGGGACCAACTTCGGGCGCAACGTGGCGACCATCTCCAAGCGGCGCGTGGGCGGCGACATCAAGGTCCGGCCGGAGAACATCCTGGCCCTGGCCCGCGAGCTGCACGAACGGTCCACCCTCTACAACCTCACGCGCGGCTGCCACAACTCCTCCCTGTGCACCCCGAACGAGATGCTCCTCTTCCGCGAGGACATCGGGCGGCACAACGCCATCGACATGATCTGCGGCCAATGCTTCCTGGACGACGTGGCCGTGGACGACAAGATGATCGTCTCCACCGGGCGCATCGCCTCGGAGATCCTGCTCAAGGTGGCGCGCATCGGCATCCCGGTGCTGGCCTCCACGGCCGTGGCCACCAGCTTCTCGGTTGAGCTGGCCCGGAAGATCGGCATCACCCTGATCGGCAACATCAAGGACGACCGCTTCTGGGTCTACAACGACAGCGGCCGGATCATCGGTTTCTGA